One genomic region from Solea senegalensis isolate Sse05_10M unplaced genomic scaffold, IFAPA_SoseM_1 scf7180000014855, whole genome shotgun sequence encodes:
- the LOC122761661 gene encoding CD166 antigen homolog A-like isoform X1, with translation MHLLSSSFIVLLFLLMSSSSLLRTVSGLDAVLGQYGETLEIPCNNGVVKADDVLLIKWKYDKGEGLSGDLLVKQKNQNLSIIASDEYKGRVNMASNASLLLSSSTLRDQRTFTCMVVAGADIAEYPVNVLISKTPAVLEISDKAEELEIGKVMKLGTCVAKDAHPAANITWLKNNKPLESDGKRVSVVVSEQVDPLSGLFTTSSTLKYSAEKEDADAEFSCTSESVGQRSSAVTFTITYSTENIVLEVLSQDPLVEGDNVTLKCVADGNPAPTSFTFHLKGETVKVENTDTFTIINVSRETSGEYRCSLINKPELQASENVLVHYLDVTLNPSGSVVKKAGEDVNVSLLIEASGETVVSWTKDKIKLDKEPEFTALTFSHSGLYESKVTMGQLSRDASFQLRVQGAPVITQLSKQRGEDGQHKVLTCEAEGFPEPAVSWSINGSSPEEQSSFIDGKISHRLTVVPSVNLTVFCTVVNQFGSDSKSITVSSLFVVEVRMDKQDQSEDKGQMKMAVGVVVGLLLATMVVALIYGLYVKKSKQGSWKTGEENGSSEEEKKLEEKLEEKVEESSQKAEV, from the exons ATGCACTTGTTGTCCTCCAgcttcatcgtcctcctcttcctcctcatgtcctcctcctcgctgctcCGCACAG TCAGTGGTCTGGACGCTGTCCTCGGTCAGTATGGAGAAACTCTGGAGATCCCCTGCAACAACGGAGTGGTTAAAGCAGACGACGTCCTCCTCATTAAGTGGAAATAT gacAAAGGAGAAGGACTTTCAGGAGACCTGCTGGTCAAACAGAAGAACCAGAACCTGTCCATCATCGCCTCTGACGAATACAAGGGCCGGGTCAACATGGCGTCCAACGCCAGCCTGCTGCTGTCCTCGTCCACACTGAGAGACCAGAGGACGTTCACTTGCATGGTGGTGGCCGGAGCCGACATCGCCGAGTACCCCGTCAACGTGTTGATCTCCA AGACACCAGCAGTCCTGGAGATTTCTGACAAAGCAGAGGAACTGGAGATCGGAAAAGTCATGAAG TTGGGAACATGCGTTGCTAAAGATGCTCATCCAGCTGCAAACATCACGTGGTTGAAGAACAACAAACCTCTGGAGTCAGACGGCAAac gCGTTTCTGTGGTGGTGTCGGAGCAGGTGGATCCTCTCAGCGGTCTGTTCACCACCTCGTCCACTCTGAAATACTCGGCTGAGAAAGAGGACGCAGACGCAGAGTTCAGCTGCACGAGTGAGAGCGTGGGTCAGAGGTCGTCTGCTGTGACCTTCACCATCACCT ACTCCACAGAGAACATCGTTCTTGAAGTCCTTTCTCAGGATCCTCTGGTTGAAGGAGACAACGTGACTCTGAAATGTGTCGCAGACGGAAACCCAGCTCCGACCAGCTTCACTTTCCACCTGAAG gGAGAAACGGTCAAAGTGGAAAACACAGACACGTTCACCATCATCAACGTGTCACGTGAAACCAGCGGTGAATACAGATGTTCTCTCATCAACAAACCAGAGCTGCAAGCTTCTGAGAACGTCCTCGTCCACT acCTCGacgtcactttaaatccatctGGAAGTGTTGTGAAAAAAGCTGGTGAAGACGTGAACGTGTCTCTGCTCATCGAAGCTTCTGGAGAAACCGTGGTCTCCTGGACAAAG GATAAAATCAAACTGGACAAAGAGCCTGAATTCACCGCGCTGACCTTTTCTCACTCTGGTCTGTATGAGAGTAAAGTGACGATGGGACAACTGAGTCGAGACGCTTCGTTTCAGCTGCGCGTTCAAG GTGCTCCGGTCATCACACAGTTGTCCAAACAGCGCGGTGAAGACGGACAACACAAGGTGTTGACGTGTGAAGCTGAAGGTTTCCCTGAACCTGCAGTTTCCTGGAGCATCAACGGATCCTCT cCTGAAGAACAGAGTTCTTTCATCGATGGAAAAATCAGTCACAGACTCACGGTCGTTCCTTCAGTGAATCTCACCGTGTTCTGCACCGTCGTCAACCAGTTTGGCAGCGACAGCAAATCAATAACCGTCTCGTCCT TATTTGTTGTGGAGGTGAGAATGGATAAACAAG atCAGTCAGAGGACAAAGGTCAGATGAAGATGGCGGTGGGCGTGGTCGTTGGACTCCTCCTCGCCACGATGGTCGTAGCTCTCATTTACGGGCTCTACGTCAAGAAATCCAA acaGGGCAGCTGGAAA
- the LOC122761661 gene encoding CD166 antigen homolog A-like isoform X2, with amino-acid sequence MHLLSSSFIVLLFLLMSSSSLLRTVSGLDAVLGQYGETLEIPCNNGVVKADDVLLIKWKYDKGEGLSGDLLVKQKNQNLSIIASDEYKGRVNMASNASLLLSSSTLRDQRTFTCMVVAGADIAEYPVNVLISKTPAVLEISDKAEELEIGKVMKLGTCVAKDAHPAANITWLKNNKPLESDGKRVSVVVSEQVDPLSGLFTTSSTLKYSAEKEDADAEFSCTSESVGQRSSAVTFTITYSTENIVLEVLSQDPLVEGDNVTLKCVADGNPAPTSFTFHLKGETVKVENTDTFTIINVSRETSGEYRCSLINKPELQASENVLVHYLDVTLNPSGSVVKKAGEDVNVSLLIEASGETVVSWTKDKIKLDKEPEFTALTFSHSGLYESKVTMGQLSRDASFQLRVQGAPVITQLSKQRGEDGQHKVLTCEAEGFPEPAVSWSINGSSPEEQSSFIDGKISHRLTVVPSVNLTVFCTVVNQFGSDSKSITVSSYQSEDKGQMKMAVGVVVGLLLATMVVALIYGLYVKKSKQGSWKTGEENGSSEEEKKLEEKLEEKVEESSQKAEV; translated from the exons ATGCACTTGTTGTCCTCCAgcttcatcgtcctcctcttcctcctcatgtcctcctcctcgctgctcCGCACAG TCAGTGGTCTGGACGCTGTCCTCGGTCAGTATGGAGAAACTCTGGAGATCCCCTGCAACAACGGAGTGGTTAAAGCAGACGACGTCCTCCTCATTAAGTGGAAATAT gacAAAGGAGAAGGACTTTCAGGAGACCTGCTGGTCAAACAGAAGAACCAGAACCTGTCCATCATCGCCTCTGACGAATACAAGGGCCGGGTCAACATGGCGTCCAACGCCAGCCTGCTGCTGTCCTCGTCCACACTGAGAGACCAGAGGACGTTCACTTGCATGGTGGTGGCCGGAGCCGACATCGCCGAGTACCCCGTCAACGTGTTGATCTCCA AGACACCAGCAGTCCTGGAGATTTCTGACAAAGCAGAGGAACTGGAGATCGGAAAAGTCATGAAG TTGGGAACATGCGTTGCTAAAGATGCTCATCCAGCTGCAAACATCACGTGGTTGAAGAACAACAAACCTCTGGAGTCAGACGGCAAac gCGTTTCTGTGGTGGTGTCGGAGCAGGTGGATCCTCTCAGCGGTCTGTTCACCACCTCGTCCACTCTGAAATACTCGGCTGAGAAAGAGGACGCAGACGCAGAGTTCAGCTGCACGAGTGAGAGCGTGGGTCAGAGGTCGTCTGCTGTGACCTTCACCATCACCT ACTCCACAGAGAACATCGTTCTTGAAGTCCTTTCTCAGGATCCTCTGGTTGAAGGAGACAACGTGACTCTGAAATGTGTCGCAGACGGAAACCCAGCTCCGACCAGCTTCACTTTCCACCTGAAG gGAGAAACGGTCAAAGTGGAAAACACAGACACGTTCACCATCATCAACGTGTCACGTGAAACCAGCGGTGAATACAGATGTTCTCTCATCAACAAACCAGAGCTGCAAGCTTCTGAGAACGTCCTCGTCCACT acCTCGacgtcactttaaatccatctGGAAGTGTTGTGAAAAAAGCTGGTGAAGACGTGAACGTGTCTCTGCTCATCGAAGCTTCTGGAGAAACCGTGGTCTCCTGGACAAAG GATAAAATCAAACTGGACAAAGAGCCTGAATTCACCGCGCTGACCTTTTCTCACTCTGGTCTGTATGAGAGTAAAGTGACGATGGGACAACTGAGTCGAGACGCTTCGTTTCAGCTGCGCGTTCAAG GTGCTCCGGTCATCACACAGTTGTCCAAACAGCGCGGTGAAGACGGACAACACAAGGTGTTGACGTGTGAAGCTGAAGGTTTCCCTGAACCTGCAGTTTCCTGGAGCATCAACGGATCCTCT cCTGAAGAACAGAGTTCTTTCATCGATGGAAAAATCAGTCACAGACTCACGGTCGTTCCTTCAGTGAATCTCACCGTGTTCTGCACCGTCGTCAACCAGTTTGGCAGCGACAGCAAATCAATAACCGTCTCGTCCT atCAGTCAGAGGACAAAGGTCAGATGAAGATGGCGGTGGGCGTGGTCGTTGGACTCCTCCTCGCCACGATGGTCGTAGCTCTCATTTACGGGCTCTACGTCAAGAAATCCAA acaGGGCAGCTGGAAA